The sequence AGTGGTTGACAGATAGCATTATAGCGATCATATGCCATGGCCGCCAGAATATAACACTCCGTACTTCCTAGTAGCATAAGAAAGTACAACTGTACAACACACCCAACGAAAGAGATTGAATTGTGCTTAGCAATAAAGTTTGACAACATGTTGGGAACGGTGGTGGAAATGTAGCATATATCAAGAAAAGAAAAGTTGGCAAGGAAGAAATACATGGGAGTGCGTAGATTGGAGCTATATTTGTAAGTGATTATAATAGACAGGTTTCCAAGAACGGCGATGATATAAATGAAGAGGAACATCACAAAAAGTACAACTTGGAGACTTGGGACATCGGAAAGTCTTACAAGGGTAAACGCTGTTGGTGTAGTACAGTTTTCCAAGTTCATTTTTTATTCTCCCCTAAGATACAAGGTTCATCTGtgtaagggaaaaaaatatatattaaattacCTTAAAGAACTTTGAGGGGGGTTTCAGCCCTAATTATGAGGTGGTCACTGCAATAaggctgagctgtaataccacaaatAACCTGTAGactcaggtgtggtgctgtttatggAATCAAGCAGCCTTGTATTTCTTATCATGAACAACACCTTTAAACGAGGGGGAATGGAAGGGAAACAgaaagcaaaaacaaacaaaaaaacaaaaaaaaggaagaagaagaagatacTATTAGTAAAAGGGTACAGACACTCCAGACACAACACGGAATATGACTTTAAGTTAAATATTTTTAACAATGCACATTCTGGTTAAAATGAAAGAGGGCATCATAAATGTGTTGCTCATAGATCCTATAGTTTGACCCCTTAAAGTGgaaaattttttgttttaaatcaactggtgccagaaagttaaacagttcaatcttaatccttacagtacttatcagctgctgtatgctccacaggaagttcttttattttttaatttattttctgtctgaccacagtgctctctgcggacacctctgaccatgtcaggaactgtcaactgtcaaatccccatagcaatcctctcctgctctggacagctcctgacatggacagaggtgtcagcagagagcactgtggtcagacagaaattttttttttaaatgaaaagaacatcctctgtattatacagcagctgataagtactggaaggattaagattttaaatagaagtaatttacaaatctgtttaactttctggcaccagttgatttaaaaaaaaaattccaccggagtacccctttaacaaccaatGACGTGTACGTAAGTGCCGTTAAGGATGCATGGCAcggctcctgactcaagcctgCACCATACTGGGTGGCCCTCAGCTGAGTCCTGTAGCTGAGGGCTACCGCTAACAGCATTCGGTGATTGCCattgccagctattaaccctttaatggcTGCTGCGAAtcttcatttgattgagcctgcctaaAGCAGGCTCTACCAAgtgagcacagatcacacagatcaaaggagttctatggaactgcattgatctgtatgaggaatctaatgattcctcctaaaagtctcctaaAGGGACCAACaaggtgtaaaaaatatatatataataaagtttaAACCCACATACTTAATCAtatcaaaagtttaaatcaccccccttttcccattttccataaaaaaaaataatatatatatatatatatatatatatatatatatatatatatattaaacttaataataattaataataatacatttagtatcgccatgtgcatgtcaaaactaaaaaaaaaaaaaaattatttatcccATTTGGGGAAcgtcgtaaacataaaaaaaatcacacaccagAATTgcgatattattatttttattatatcatACTCCAGAAATAATTAAGTAAAAAGCATTCAAagagtctgatcaataccaaaatggtacctataaatttttttccccctagaACGTtaagaattaaaagaaaaaaaaatctatttcacctcacaaatatgttttttttccgttttggagCTTGTGTTATGGAAAAATGATTGAAGACATTACAAAGCACAAACACAAGCGCTTCTATTggtgtgtagatgaaaaaaatattaaaagagttatggttattgaagggcgaggaggaaaaaaaaacccgAAAGAGCAACAATGAAAAtcgggccggtgcattgccgtagaatgagatttgccatagaatgagatggtccgcctccatcacatcctattggctcactcttgccacgtgacatatttaaatgtcacgcatcgatgcgcacagtagtgtcagtttggctatcacagggagaggatctcctcaccctgtgatagctgaagctgtacggagctctcatgtcctctgtggcccgacagaagttcacacatgtacacagctcatacggctgcctcatatacacttactctattattacatgtactgttgatccacagcgctatcgggatccctatgcccgatggcgctgtcatcagtgtgcgtccccgcgagcaccCCACGctcgcagctctactccccgtcccccgccccccgcagctgtactccccgtcccccgcagctcttctccccatcctccgcagctctactccccgtcccctgtgaacgcccagggagcgatccacagcgctatggggattcctacccccgatggcgctgtcatcccTGTGCGTctccgcgagcgccccacgcccgcagctgtactccccgtcccgttaacgctcagggagcggggaacagaaagtagagcatcgggcgcaggtaaagtagtattgcgcatgcgcagcactacgcgaataacttaacctgcgcccgatgctctactttctgttccccgctccctgagcgttaacgggacggggagtagaactcggaggacggggagtagagctgcgggggacggggagtagagctgcgggcgtggggcgctcgtggggacgcacactgatgacagcgccatcgggcatcgggatcccgatagcgctgtggatcaacagtacatgtaataatagagtaagtgtatatgaggcagccgtatgagctgcgtacacgtgtgaacttctgtcgggccacagaggccatgagagctccgtgcagcttcagctatcacagggagaggagatcctctccctgtgatagccaaactgacactgctgtgcgcatcgatgcgtgacgtttaaatatgtcacgtgacaagagagagccaataggatgtgatggaggcggaccatctcattctatggcaaatctcattctacggcaatgcaccggtccttaaggggttaatcaaacaGGGTATACATGCAATAACTAACAGGATAAAGCCTCGTTTAGGGAGGACACGAATAACAGGAACTGAAACAATGTTCAGCAACAAAAGTTCTGTGAATGGACATGTCGATGACATCTGCTCCTTGGTGCTTCTCTCATATATAGAATGGGTGATGTTATCCCTGATtctgtagggttgccacctttcttgcccacaggataggggataagtgtttgattgtggggggtctgacagctggggcccctgcgatctcctgcgcggggccacggctctcccaAGCAGGAGGCATGCTGGCCGCAGTGTGACGTCGCGgccaacatgcctcctccatgtatctctatgggagaggcgaggaCGCAGCGTTCGTGCCCCCCAGCCTCTcctatagaactgtatggggagggggtgtaCCGTCAGCCTCAGAGAGATCGACACTACATGCATTACCCactcacatagagcggcaatgtgggggccccgtttgggagatcgcggggggtcccagtggttggacccccgcgatcagacacttatgccttatcctgtggataggggataagttgtcttttgctgcagatggagCCTGTGATCACTAGTGAAGAGCGGCATtgtccatatttgaatttgcaatattttgcgaatatatagacgaatattcatcctatatttgcaaatttcgcgtatttgttattttcgcatattccaggaagaaaacagtgagggggtgggcaactttactattggttgctagggatgttgtggataatctctgacaagtgtatttgcatcattctaattggccacaagtgaaaagaaagaATGTTTGCACATGCggggaaaaaaagaatattcacaatttcgaatatatagcggataaaataaaaataaaaatttgaaatgcgaatattcgcgcccaacactagtgatCACTGCTGTGTCATTTCTGATAAGTCTTGTCCCCGTTATCTTATTGCGGATTCTGATCACCTTTTTCCAGAACTTgtgaaaaaaaggttttaaattaATAACATTAATAACAAAAGCCTTATTTTGCCTTCTGTAGAATATAAAAAATGTGGTGTTCCCTTTGTCCCCTTGAAATGAGGAGCTTGTTACGAGCAATTACTTTGTCTGAATAATAGGATGATGGAAACGTGTAGTACTCCCGAGTACTGTGATATTGTATATTGTAATCTGCTCAGTTATTCGGTAGACATTGATCCCTTATAAGACCCtcttgtatatacatatatacagggctcaagtcctgcaggaacgcgtgggaactgagttcctgaacTTTTTccgcagcaggaacaccattcccattagcaggagtcttgcaggaccagcccttgagtggaaatcttgggtgagttccctcactttatttcccaggacttgacccctgcatatatatatatatatatatatatatatatatacagtggtccctcaagttaatattaatcggttccaggaggaccattgtatgttgaaaccatcgtatgttgagaccataactctatggaaacctggtaattggttctgaagcccccaaaatgtcatccaaaaataggaaaaagtgaggattaaagaaaactaagtaggtaactaatacagataaagcaaatccttatatataaaagtaagaaagatctgctgggagctgtaatcactgtctatgtcagtgtttcccaaccagagtgcctccagatgttgcaaaactacaactcccagcatgcccggacagccgaaggctgtccgggcttgctgggagttgtagttttgcaacagctggaggcaccctctttgggaaacactggtctatgtagaggacaggagcttcttcagcgtcctgtacagaacacggaATGTCctaggaaaatggagccgccctcacctggtgtccaaaggagcagctaaccctggtacagttatgtaatacctccctgtactgtagggggcgctaccagacaccagtcagtgcatacacttcagtaatacaggtaaagagtagtacagaacatgtaatacctccctgtactgtagggggtgctaccagatatcagtcagtgcatacacttcagtaatacaggtaaagagtagtacagaacatgcaatacctccctgtactgtagggggtgctaccagacatcagtcagtgcatacacttcagcaatacaggtaaagagtagtacagaacatgttatacctccctctactgtagcaggcactaccagacaccagtcagtgcatacacttcagtaatacaggtaaagagtacagaacatgtaatacctccctgtactgtagcaggcactactagacaccagtcagtgcatacacttcagtaatacaggtaaagagtacagaacatgtaatacctccctctactgtagcaggcactaccagacaccagtcagtgcatgcactttaggaatacaccggttttaccagtgaaatatccattctgattggtcgattcttccagtcattgacatgtttcacagattccatagtattgtatgttgagtctggttccaagttacaatggtccagaaaagacaattgtatgttgaaactattgtacgttgaggccattgtaagttgagggatcactgtataaacaCAACACTAACTGGGTAAGAATGTAAGGACACAAACCTGCCATATGTCTGACCATGTATCTTACAATTGCAGAAACACAAGGGTTAGTTCTTTTGAAAGCTCAAAGTCTGTTTCTCCCCAGACCCTCTTTATATATACTGCTTTTGTGGCTATTTTCTGTAACCTAGACATATTATTCTCATTACTTTAATGGTTATACCCCAGAGATTTATAGGGAAAAAAATAGTATACTTAACATTGACTAATTATATTACTATTAGAAGCATAAAGTTAAATTGTGCTCTTTGTATCTACAACTGAATGATAGCAATTTTGGGCTGCCACCTTTTTTACCCTAAAAATCCCAGGCCGGATTAGGACATGTTTACATGCACCAGTTTTTAGGCAATGTGGACATTTTTGGACCGCATTTTTCTCAAGGTGTAAAACACATACCCCATCCTTGTAGAGTTCTATATATGAATACTTTATCCATGTAGAGTATTATTTATAAATACCTCATCCATgtaggctcaagtcctgcaggaactcgtgggaactaagttcctgcagttttccacagcaggaacaccattcctattAGTAGGAATCCTGCAGGTCCAGGCCtttagtggaaatcttgggtgagttcccacactttcttTCCCAGTACTTGACCACTGGTTCTGAGTATAAACACTAGAGATGtgccaacttacagtaaattcgattcatcacgaacttctcggctcggcagttgatgacttatcctgcataaattagttcagctttcaggtgctccggtgggctggaaaaggtggatacagtcctagtagaatctttcctaggactgtatccaccttttccagccctacggagcacctgaaagctgaactaatttatacaggataagtcatcaactgccgagccgagaagtttgtgacgaatcaaatttaatgtaagtttgctcatctctaataaacacATCATGCATGTAGCATTACTACGTATGAGgtacaaaaaaggaaaagaaaaatttctaatcatttgtaaattataaattacttcgattaatttttttttattcttccagtacttatcagctgctgtatgctccagaggaagttgtatagttctttctagtctgaccacagtgctctctgctgacacctcagtccatgccaggaactgtccagagcaggtgcaaatccccatagtgaacctatcctactctggatagttcctgacacggacagaggtgtcagcagagagcactgtggtcagactggaaagaactacacaacttcctctggagcacacagcaactgataagtactggaatgacccTGGTGGTTATCTAGACTGCAGAACAAGGTTAACAATGGCTTTTCTAGAACAAATAAGAACTCACCATGAGATGTCAGTAGCAGCGGTACTCTTGCAGGGAGCAGTGTCTTTGTAGGATGGCTCAGATAAAAGGGCAATCAACAAACACTCAACAGGACATCATACTGCAGAGACTGAAGGAAATATCTGACAACAAAAGGACCAGAAAACATAATGGGCAGCATGCTACAATATATCAGAGAAACATacaaaatgtacagtgtgtgcagcAGGCATGCCTGAGGAGATCCGCAGCTCACAGGACAGATATATGAAGACAATGGAAAGGATCCAGCTCCCAGGTGTGAAGTAATCCAgtaaaacgtaacctttaatcGTGCATATTAAAACCAAAAAAAGGATAGCCACaaagtggcaagtgacatgtcactagtAAAAAGAAGGTGAAACTCCGACACGTTTCGAGCTGTCACTCTTAGTCAAGGAGCCATGTAccacctgcacttaccccaacgtacgtttcgcgctgctgcgcttcgtcagggggcgtgacgtcccctgacgaagcgcagcagcgcgaaatgtacgttggggtaagtgcaggGCAGGTGGTACATGGCTCCTCATTGGTGACTAATCTTTATTCTTCTGTACTGTATGCTTTTACAATTTGCACTATTCCTTTGTtagggtttttatttatttatccttcTGTGTACTGTGCATTCGATTGTACTGATTGGCCTATTACTCCCAATGTGTGCTTTTGTATCTCCTGCTTTTTATTCAGTTCTGTGTACTGTGCCCACATAttgttcttaaaggagtactccgacgcaAAACTTTTACCTGTGAAAAGAAGcatgaataaaagttatattacattgtaatgtactcaccttgtccatatcggcttcttcccggacttctcctcgGTTTTCCATCAGGCCGGAAGCTGGTGCCTTTGATGACGCTCGACTGCCTTTTTTTCACGATCCTGCGCtatcttcgcccggtgactcatcaATCCCATGaatcactgcgggctgtgccggcctcccagcccggagtcggctactccccctaacttaatttattcatttatgcgctgagctgccataggctcagcTCAGCAAACGCCCACCTAAGTGCTGTCATTCAGTCAGGGGGAGGGCAGGAGCTGGCCGGATGTCaggagcgggcatgctgggagatgtagtttttcccAGCGCGGGCCAGGAACTTTGGGCGGCCGTAACAGGAGAACGGCTGGGCCGTTTAACAAGATTGAGGGGTCGTTGGACAGGTAAGTTAATGGGCtacagttaaagggtacctctcatcaaaaaaacttttgatatattatagattaatgcatgcagaataacttcacaattgcatgttattaaaaaatatgcttctttctatttaattttccactttgaagaaatgaccactaggggtctccctaccagtcctggcagcaagcatttcagactcatgctggagtcctaaacactacgagctgccagtctgctttgttcacaaaggagaacactcagagctgccagcctgctttgttcacagcctgtttggctgtgaacaaagcaggctggcagctctgagtgtttaggactccagcatgagtcagaaatgctttctgacaggactgatcgggaaaaatacaatagaaagaagcatatttttcattaacatgctattggaaagttattcaacattcattaatctaaaatatatcaaaagtttatttgatgagaggtaccctttaatgggctacattgtggcattttttttttgtggtgcatcggagtactcctttaaggattatTTTctatgtatcttcaataaagctttatatatttttgcataACTTTTCGTGTTGCTGAGTCTCTACATTGGGTGGTTTAAATTACATCCCTGACAAGCTCTTACACAAAATATTGctcttacatctaaatgaaatgCACCCAAAAACCCACCTGCAGAAAGTCCATTCAGTATTTCTGAGCAATATTCATTTGACGCATCAGTCTTTTCATGGCAATCTTTACATTTGCATTTCTAAATGTGTATATGAATGGATTTAGCAGCGGTGCAATGATTGTATACATCACAGCGATTAACCTGTCTTGGGCCATGGAGTAGCTGGATTTTGgtctaaaatacataaaaattccGGAACCAAAAAATATGACTACAACTGTAAAATGGGACACACAAGTAGATAAAGCCTTTCTCCTGTTGGTGGTTGACTTCATATTGACAATGGTGGATATGATCTTTATGTAAGAGATCATGGTCAGTATAAAGGACCCTACAATAACCAACCCACTGATCATAAAAATGGCAATTTCATTGAACCAGGTATCGGAACACGACAGTTTAAGTAAAGGAGGAATATCGCAGAAAAAATGATCAATTTTCTTATTGCAAAAAGGCAACGTAAAGGTGAGCACGGTGTGTATGAGGGCGTTGACTGCCGCAATGAGCCATGAGCCCGATATGAGCTGAATACAAACCTTCCTGCTGAGAATAATAGTATATTGAAGGGGGTTACATATGGCATTATACCGGTCATAGGCCATAGCTGCAAGCATATAACACTCTGCTCCCCCTAAAAGAAGAAACCAATACATTTGCACAACACACCCATAAAAAGTGATGGTTTTACACGTAGTTAAAAAGTTGGAAAGCATCTTGGGAACTGTGGAAGTGATGTAACATATTTCTAAAAAGGAGAAATTGGCAAGAAAAAAGTACATAGGTGTCTGTAGATTGGGACTAAATCGAACCACAAAAATGATGAACAGGTTAGCAAAGACGGTTGTTGCGTAGATACATAAAAACAATACAAACAGTAAACACTGTATCTTCGAAACATCTGTGAGACCGGCCAGAATAAATTCATCGATTGTGGTGAAGTTTTTGCCTTGTGTCTCCTCACTTATTTCTGcataaaataaattaagaaataaaataatgttaagtAGAGCTAATAATTTATTCCTTCAGGGTGTCCCACTTGCTGAGGGGCAGGAAGTTGTAACTCCGCAATAAgcacattttaataaaatttgttcAAAGCGTACCATAACTCCACGAGAATAAGGAGAATCGAGTCCTCCTGAACCCGACAGCTAGTCTAAGCAGCTGGCCTGCCTGTATCACTAACTTCATGCCAACACAACAGCCATATTTTTATCAAGTCATATTGATTTCATTGTTGGGCCATGTATGGCCAGAACTGTTTCTGTTGTTTTAAATTTatgtaccaattttttttttaaatatagcactTTTTAAATGGATTAAAATGTATTCACAAATCTAATTTAACAAGACTTAAAGTGACTATCCAATGTAAGGTGACTTAAGTAATTAAGTGTcagccagtaatggacatgtttaccaaggatctgtgcttgtgctggtggtaaatggccgcgtcctgtgtcccccatcacgctgttggcttgtttttgggaacttgCTACTTCCCGTTTCTGTGGTCTCTCTCAGACTGCAATTCCCTGCATTCTTagtttcaaggtgggaggtgacttatttccctcccacacatcggtcaccccacccattgcagcacagctatgcTCCCATTAATCACATGACTTGCCTGATATCACCTGACACACAATCTATGGATCTGTGAGATGATAAATGTCTGCACACATGCGTGGgtaacgtcatcagggggctggcttcacacacaacagatgaagcagccaagccccctttcagcacctgagtTGTGCTGTATTGTATTGGGCTGcaaagcaagctgggaaaggaccaagaacactcattttgtagggtgcaaaaaatgaacttCTGGGGAAGAGAAAGACAAAGAAATgtgataccagccaccaa is a genomic window of Hyla sarda isolate aHylSar1 chromosome 10, aHylSar1.hap1, whole genome shotgun sequence containing:
- the LOC130293327 gene encoding olfactory receptor 5V1-like translates to MDTWNKASFGKYFSVEISEETQGKNFTTIDEFILAGLTDVSKIQCLLFVLFLCIYATTVFANLFIIFVVRFSPNLQTPMYFFLANFSFLEICYITSTVPKMLSNFLTTCKTITFYGCVVQMYWFLLLGGAECYMLAAMAYDRYNAICNPLQYTIILSRKVCIQLISGSWLIAAVNALIHTVLTFTLPFCNKKIDHFFCDIPPLLKLSCSDTWFNEIAIFMISGLVIVGSFILTMISYIKIISTIVNMKSTTNRRKALSTCVSHFTVVVIFFGSGIFMYFRPKSSYSMAQDRLIAVMYTIIAPLLNPFIYTFRNANVKIAMKRLMRQMNIAQKY